A stretch of the Aegilops tauschii subsp. strangulata cultivar AL8/78 chromosome 4, Aet v6.0, whole genome shotgun sequence genome encodes the following:
- the LOC109735791 gene encoding LOB domain-containing protein 1, producing the protein MDYSNEATITAAAQPYGRSMSPPSRVSSCSPPPVFPLMGNAPSSPPTIVLSPCAACKVLRRRCADGCMLAPYFPPTEPAKFTTAHRVFGASNIIKLLQDLPESSRADAVSSMVYEAEARLRDPVYGCAGAVCRLQKEANELKVDLARAQADLLSIQTQHANLLALVCVEFAANHRGDQQLHQPPPLGDQLNGIGGSGGGAMYQPLYDSDFDSGAWEEARQLWT; encoded by the exons ATGGACTACAGCAACGAGGCCACGATTACCGCCGCGGCGCAACCTTACGGCCGCTCCATGTCGCCGCCGTCGCGCGTGTCGTCGTGCTCGCCGCCCCCTGTATTCCCGCTGATGGGCAAcgcgccgtcgtcgccgccgacCATCGTCCTCAGCCCGTGCGCGGCCTGCAAggtcctccgccgccgctgcgccGACGGCTGCATGCTGGCGCCCTACTTCCCGCCGACCGAGCCCGCCAAGTTCACCACCGCCCACCGCGTCTTCGGTGCCAGCAACATCATCAAGCTCCTCCAG GATTTGCCGGAGAGCTCGCGGGCAGACGCGGTGAGCAGCATGGTGTACGAGGCGGAGGCGCGGCTGCGGGACCCGGTGTACGGGTGCGCCGGGGCTGTGTGCCGGCTGCAGAAGGAGGCCAACGAGCTCAAGGTGGACCTGGCGCGGGCGCAGGCCGACCTCCTCAGCATCCAGACACAACACGCCAACCTCCTCGCCCTCGTCTGCGTCGAGTTTGCTGCCAACCACCGAGGCGATCAGCAGCTGCACCAGCCACCGCCACTGGGCGACCAGCTGAACGGCATCGGTggtagcggcggcggcgccaTGTACCAACCGCTATACGACTCGGACTTCGACTCCGGGGCGTGGGAAGAGGCCCGGCAGCTCTGGACCTGA